One Gossypium raimondii isolate GPD5lz chromosome 3, ASM2569854v1, whole genome shotgun sequence genomic window carries:
- the LOC105796114 gene encoding 1-aminocyclopropane-1-carboxylate oxidase 5, producing MAIPVIDFSKLNGDERAKTLAEIANACEEWGFFQLVNNGIAEELLERVKKVSSEFYKVEREENFKNSKVVNLLNESGDGKLENVDWEDVITLTEDNVSEWSYQTSGFQETMKEFRYELKILAEKIMEVMDENLGLPKGYMEKTFNGEGGENNAFFGTKLCHYPPCPNPEKVTGLRAHTDAGGVILLFQDDEVGGLQVLKDGEWIDVQPLKNTIVINTGDQIEVLSNGRYKSAWHRVLSTIDGNRLSIASFYNPSLKATIAPAPQLVKETNEEMDKTYPKFVFGDYMSVYVQQKFLPKEPRFQAVRAV from the exons atggcGATTCCGGtgattgatttttctaagctcaatgGCGACGAGAGGGCCAAGACATTGGCTGAGATTGCAAATGCATGCGAGGAATGGGGTTTCTTTCAG TTGGTGAACAATGGGATTGCAGAGGAGCTGCTGGAGAGAGTGAAGAAGGTTTCATCAGAGTTCTATAAGGTGGAAAGGGAAGAGAATTTCAAGAACTCAAAGGTGGTGAATTTGTTGAATGAAAGTGGCGATGGAAAGTTGGAGAATGTGGATTGGGAAGATGTTATAACTTTGACGGAAGATAATGTCAGTGAATGGTCATATCAAACATCGGGATTTCA GGAAACCATGAAGGAATTCAGATATGAGTTGAAAATATTGGCTGAAAAAATCATGGAAGTAATGGATGAAAACTTGGGGTTACCAAAGGGGTACATGGAGAAAACTTTCAATGGTGAAGGAGGTGAAAACAATGCATTCTTCGGCACCAAGTTGTGCCACTATCCGCCATGCCCGAACCCTGAGAAGGTCACTGGTCTTCGGGCCCACACCGATGCCGGTGGCGTCATCTTACTCTTCCAAGATGACGAAGTGGGCGGCCTTCAAGTACTTAAAGATGGGGAATGGATCGATGTTCAGCCATTGAAGAACACGATTGTTATCAACACTGGTGACCAAATCGAAGTCCTCAGCAATGGGCGATATAAGAGTGCTTGGCACCGTGTTTTGAGCACCATTGATGGCAACAGGCTATCCATTGCGTCGTTTTATAATCCTTCACTTAAAGCCACCATTGCTCCTGCACCACAACTGGTGAAGGAAACGAATGAAGAAATGGATAAAACTTATCCCAAGTTTGTGTTTGGTGATTATATGTCTGTTTATGTTCAGCAAAAATTTCTCCCTAAAGAACCAAGGTTCCAGGCTGTAAGGGCCGTGTAA